A single region of the Nitrososphaerota archaeon genome encodes:
- a CDS encoding DNA-directed RNA polymerase has product MFQIASMSDVIRVSPEKFGSPLRDVALEVLKSKYESTISPEMGYIILITDVGVEKVGKIIPGDGARYHKVDFTALSFYPMLQEIVEGEVVEITDFGAFVRLGPADALLHLSQITDDYLTSDVKQGIILASQTKRTLKVGSKVRVRITAISLGRGVSMGKIGVTCRQPFLGALEWIEEDIAKTRKGGAPPGKQPKETKEPEKPSKEAKEHTEHKGHKEHPSK; this is encoded by the coding sequence ATGTTTCAGATAGCTAGTATGAGTGATGTTATTCGGGTTTCCCCGGAGAAGTTTGGAAGCCCCTTGAGAGATGTTGCTCTTGAAGTTTTGAAGTCAAAGTATGAGAGCACTATCAGCCCCGAGATGGGTTACATTATCCTGATTACAGACGTGGGTGTCGAGAAGGTCGGCAAAATTATTCCGGGCGACGGTGCTAGGTACCATAAGGTTGACTTCACCGCCCTGTCCTTCTACCCTATGCTTCAGGAGATCGTTGAAGGCGAGGTTGTTGAAATCACCGATTTCGGCGCCTTCGTCAGACTCGGCCCGGCTGATGCGCTGCTACACCTTTCACAGATCACCGATGATTATTTGACAAGCGACGTGAAGCAGGGTATTATCCTCGCAAGCCAAACTAAACGCACCTTGAAGGTGGGTTCAAAGGTCAGAGTCAGAATCACAGCTATAAGCCTAGGCCGCGGAGTATCAATGGGCAAAATCGGAGTTACCTGCAGACAACCCTTCCTAGGCGCCTTAGAGTGGATTGAGGAGGATATCGCCAAAACTAGGAAAGGCGGCGCTCCACCGGGAAAACAACCTAAAGAAACTAAGGAGCCTGAAAAGCCATCTAAAGAAGCGAAGGAACACACGGAACATAAAGGACACAAGGAACACCCGTCAAAATAA